The genomic DNA NNNNNNNNNNNNNNNNNNNNNNNNNNNNNNNNNNNNNNNNNNNNNNNNNNNNNNNNNNNNNNNNNNNNNNNNNNNNNNNNNNNNNNNNNNNNNNNNNNNNNNNNNNNNNNNNNNNNNNNNNNNNNNNNNNNNNNNNNNNNNNNNNNNNNNNNNNNNNNNNNNNNNNNNNNNNNNNNNNNNNNNNNNNNNNNNNNNNNNNNNNNNNNNNNNNNNNNNNNNNNNNNNNNNNNNNNNNNNNNNNNNNNNNNNNNNNNNNNNNNNNNNNNNNNNNNNNNNNNNNNNNNNNNNNNNNNNNNNNNNNNNNNNNNNNNNNNNNNNNNNNNNNNNNNNNNNNNNNNNNNNNNNNNNNNNNNNNNNNNNNNNNNNNNNNNNNNNNNNNNNNNNNNNNNNNNNNNNNNNNNNNNNNNNNNNNNNNNNNNNNNNNNNNNNNNNNNNNNNNNNNNNNNNNNNNNNNNNNNNNNNNNNNNNNNNNNNNNNNNNNNNNNNNNNNNNNNNNNNNNNNNNNNNNNNNNNNNNNNNNNNNNNNNNNNNNNNNNNNNNNNNNNNNNNNNNNNNNNNNNNNNNNNNNNNNNNNNNNNNNNNNNNNNNNNNNNNNNNNNNNNNNNNNNNNNNNNNNNNNNNNNNNNNNNNNNNNNNNNNNNNNNNNNNNNNNNNNNNNNNNNNNNNNNNNNNNNNNNNNNNNNNNNNNNNNNNNNNNNNNNNNNNNNNNNNNNNNNNNNNNNNNNNNNNNNNNNNNNNNNNNNNNNNNNNNNNNNNNNNNNNNNNNNNNNNNNNNNNNNNNNNNNNNNNNNNNNNNNNNNNNNNNNNNNNNNNNNNNNNNNNNNNNNNNNNNNNNNNNNNNNNNNNNNNNNNNNNNNNNNNNNNNNNNNNNNNNNNNNNNNNNNNNNNNNNNNNNNNNNNNNNNNNNNNNNNNNNNNNNNNNNNNNNNNNNNNNNNNNNNNNNNNNNNNNNNNNNNNNNNNNNNNNNNNNNNNNNNNNNNNNNNNNNNNNNNNNNNNNNNNNNNNNNNNNNNNNNNNNNNNNNNNNNNNNNNNNNNNNNNNNNNNNNNNNNNNNNNNNNNNNNNNNNNNNNNNNNNNNNNNNNNNNNNNNNNNNNNNNNNNNNNNNNNNNNNNNNNNNNNNNNNNNNNNNNNNNNNNNNNNNNNNNNNNNNNNNNNNNNNNNNNNNNNNNNNNNNNNNNNNNNNNNNNNNNNNNNNNNNNNNNNNNNNNNNNNNNNNNNNNNNNNNNNNNNNNNNNNNNNNNNNNNNNNNNNNNNNNNNNNNNNNNNNNNNNNNNNNNNNNNNNNNNNNNNNNNNNNNNNNNNNNNNNNNNNNNNNNNNNNNNNNNNNNNNNNNNNNNNNNNNNNNNNNNNNNNNNNNNNNNNNNNNNNNNNNNNNNNNNNNNNNNNNNNNNNNNNNNNNNNNNNNNNNNNNNNNNNNNNNNNNNNNNNNNNNNNNNNNNNNNNNNNNNNNNNNNNNNNNNNNNNNNNNNNNNNNNNNNNNNNNNNNNNNNNNNNNNNNNNNNNNNNNNNNNNNNNNNNNNNNNNNNNNNNNNNNNNNNNNNNNNNNNNNNNNNNNNNNNNNNNNNNNNNNNNNNNNNNNNNNNNNNNNNNNNNNNNNNNNNNNNNNNNNNNNNNNNNNNNNNNNNNNNNNNNNNNNNNNNNNNNNNNNNNNNNNNNNNNNNNNNNNNNNNNNNNNNNNNNNNNNNNNNNNNNNNNNNNNNNNNNNNNNNNNNNNNNNNNNNNNNNNNNNNNNNNNNNNNNNNNNNNNNNNNNNNNNNNNNNNNNNNNNNNNNNNNNNNNNNNNNNNNNNNNNNNNNNNNNNNNNNNNNNNNNNNNNNNNNNNNNNNNNNNNNNNNNNNNNNNNNNNNNNNNNNNNNNNNNNNNNNNNNNNNNNNNNNNNNNNNNNNNNNNNNNNNNNNNNNNNNNNNNNNNNNNNNNNNNNNNNNNNNNNNNNNNNNNNNNNNNNNNNNNNNNNNNNNNNNNNNNNNNNNNNNNNNNNNNNNNNNNNNNNNNNNNNNNNNNNNNNNNNNNNNNNNNNNNNNNNNNNNNNNNNNNNNNNNNNNNNNNNNNNNNNNNNNNNNNNNNNNNNNNNNNNNNNNNNNNNNNNNNNNNNNNNNNNNNNNNNNNNNNNNNNNNNNNNNNNNNNNNNNNNNNNNNNNNNNNNNNNNNNNNNNNNNNNNNNNNNNNNNNNNNNNNNNNNNNNNNNNNNNNNNNNNNNNNNNNNNNNNNNNNNNNNNNNNNNNNNNNNNNNNNNNNNNNNNNNNNNNNNNNNNNNNNNNNNNNNNNNNNNNNNNNNNNNNNNNNNNNNNNNNNNNNNNNNNNNNNNNNNNNNNNNNNNNNNNNNNNNNNNNNNNNNNNNNNNNNNNNNNNNNNNNNNNNNNNNNNNNNNNNNNNNNNNNNNNNNNNNNNNNNNNNNNNNNNNNNNNNNNNNNNNNNNNNNNNNNNNNNNNNNNNNNNNNNNNNNNNNNNNNNNNNNNNNNNNNNNNNNNNNNNNNNNNNNNNNNNNNNNNNNNNNNNNNNNNNNNNNNNNNNNNNNNNNNNNNNNNNNNNNNNNNNNNNNNNNNNNNNNNNNNNNNNNNNNNNNNNNNNNNNNNNNNNNNNNNNNNNNNNNNNNNNNNNNNNNNNNNNNNNNNNNNNNNNNNNNNNNNNNNNNNNNNNNNNNNNNNNNNNNNNNNNNNNNNNNNNNNNNNNNNNNNNNNNNNNNNNNNNNNNNNNNNNNNNNNNNNNNNNNNNNNNNNNNNNNNNNNNNNNNNNNNNNNNNNNNNNNNNNNNNNNNNNNNNNNNNNNNNNNNNNNNNNNNNNNNNNNNNNNNNNNNNNNNNNNNNNNNNNNNNNNNNNNNNNNNNNNNNNNNNNNNNNNNNNNNNNNNNNNNNNNNNNNNNNNNNNNNNNNNNNNNNNNNNNNNNNNNNNNNNNNNNNNNNNNNNNNNNNNNNNNNNNNNNNNNNNNNNNNNNNNNNNNNNNNNNNNNNNNNNNNNNNNNNNNNNNNNNNNNNNNNNNNNNNNNNNNNNNNNNNNNNNNNNNNNNNNNNNNNNNNNNNNNNNNNNNNNNNNNNNNNNNNNNNNNNNNNNNNNNNNNNNNNNNNNNNNNNNNNNNNNNNNNNNNNNNNNNNNNNNNNNNNNNNNNNNNNNNNNNNNNNNNNNNNNNNNNNNNNNNNNNNNNNNNNNNNNNNNNNNNNNNNNNNNNNNNNNNNNNNNNNNNNNNNNNNNNNNNNNNNNNNNNNNNNNNNNNNNNNNNNNNNNNNNNNNNNNNNNNNNNNNNNNNNNNNNNNNNNNNNNNNNNNNNNNNNNNNNNNNNNNNNNNNNNNNNNNNNGACAGGGCTGGGCACACTCAGGCGTCAGGACTGGGGTCGCCAGGGAGCcctgggacacagacacacataggcTCAGGGGACTCACCTGGTGCAGGGCGTCAGCCTTGGGTGTCAGGCTCCAGGGGGGCGGCTCCCAGCCTCGAAGAGGCTCCATGTCCCTCTTCAGGACCCCTCATTCCCCAGCCGCTGTCCCAGGACCCCTGCCCGCAGGTCGAGCTCGCACTCAGCCTGGAACCTGCCTTCTCTaaatcaaaagggaaagagaaactgtCTGTGGCCCAATGAGGAGGCTTATCTCTCGAAACTTGGCCTCAGTTCAGTCTGCCAATATCTGCCATTGTGGGAGCCAAGCTGCCAGGGCCCAGGACCCCGCAGGACCCCACAGTGATGGGCGGGAGAGGGGTGCAGGGCTGGCCATGCAGGAGGCAGGAGCCGGCCAGCAAGGCAGAAGTGCTCGCAAAGGGGAGGGCTATGCAAAGACGGGAGGCAGGACCACAGAGGCACAGCCGTGGGCACAGTTCCTCCTGCCCCACTCAGGGAGCCCGAAGTTCTGGCCGAGctagctctcctggcctctcccctgAGTTTCCTATAGAGctgggtgccccccaccccgaaaTGTGCATCTGCATTTCCTCTGCTGCTCTGACACCCAGGGAGCCACCCAGCggcttccctccagcccctggaccAAGGCCACAAAAGGAGCCCTCCTGGTTTCCCGCTCCCTGACACAGTGTCTATTGAAGAAGGTGACCGTCCCCCCAAAGGAACCCCGTCTTCCCATGCAATGCCCTCTGTCTGGGACTGGGGTGGCCTGCTCTCCACCTGCACATTCCTGAGCCCAGCTCTGCACAAGGGCTTTCTCCCCAGACCACtggaggctggtgggagggggagcaTCCTCAGTGCCCCCCCACCGtggtgggagtgagggaggggtgACACTTTGCCTTCCCTGAGCCCCGCCCACTGGGTCCACACCCCACCTGTccctgggagggggctgggctggtTAATTCttgctcccatttcacagatgggtcAATGGGCTCAGAAAGCAACAGGGTCTGGCTCAGGGTCTCCGGGGTGCAAACTGTGCTCCGGAGGGTaggagttggggggcaggggcgggggctgCTGTCTCCTGCTCACCACTCAGTAAAAGCCCCAGGCCCACGCCCAGGCCTCAGTCACCTTTGTAAAATAAGATCCGTGGGCACCAAGGGCCCTGCTGTGTTGTCATAGCCCCTCACCGGCCAGGCCacctccctgctccgtggggctgggcctggggcgtCAAACCGGGTCTCCTGCTCCTTTGCCTGCAGCACCAGGAGCGCTAGGGGGAGATGCACAGGGCGCGGGAGAGGAGTCCTTGACCTCACGCTTCTCCTTCTGAGGGTGTCCCTGAAATTGGCTGCCTCCCTCGTGGGTCCCCGCTCCCCGGGGGTGACAGCCCCCCCTCACAGAAccagccctggcctctggggGCTGCGCTCCTGGGCTCTGGAGCTGCAGGGGTCCCAGATTCCTCCTTCCCTGGTGGACTGCTGTCCATCTCCGTGtggcctccttcctctttctgctcctcctgcttcaATACCCGGGACACGAATGTTCTCCGTGTGAGATGGGGGCTAGACCTGCAGGAGCCCCCGCTCCAGCCACCGCAGCGCCTCCAATCTCCCAGCCCTGCAAGGAGGGGAGCAGAAGTCTCTTGGGCCTGTCTCCCCTTCTGTATTGGGGGTCCTGTGATATACTGCGCCGTGTCAGGAGGGGGCTCCCTCTCCCAACCCCAGGGGCAGGCATCCCCCTGGGGTCTGCAGCCTGGTCCAGTCCCTGGAGGTCTCTTGGGACCTGGGGAGTGAAGCTGAGCGCAGAAGCCCACAGATGGGGGCGGATGTCAGCTTGGGTGACCGTTTTCTGGGTGAAGTCTTGGCTTCACTTATCGCCCCCGTGTCTCAGGCCGTCATCGATAAAACGGACGCTCACAGGTGGGGCCGGGCTGTTGTCAGCGATAAACAGGACACCGTCGCAAGGCCGGTAGCAAGCCGCTGTTCCTTCTTTCGGGCCCATGTTGCACAAAGGTTGGGGGTTAAAAGAAGCTATTTCGCTTGTAAGAAATTGCCGGTATTTTATGATGACAGCCAACGCACACGTGGAATTGAGAAAACGATACATTCGCATGGATTTTAACGCTGAAACAAGAGCCAGGGTAAAGGCTAAGCCCTGGTGCTCCAGTGCCCGTAGGACCGCCGCCGGGGCGCCAGAGCCACCACACAGGGGCTCCCTTTGAGCCCCTCAAGCCTGCCAGGCAAACCGctcgccccccaccccggacCTACACCCCGCGGGTTCCTCCGCTCTGCGCCTGCGCCCGCATCGGAGCCTGACCCCACGCGAGGCAGCTCCGTGCGCAGGCGCATAACGCTCCCGCTGCCCCTCCGCGAGCTccgtcccccccgcccccaggccgcCGGCGCATTGGCCCCATTGGCCGACGGGCTTATGCATATGCAAAACAAGTGACGAGGCGCAGTCGGGGCTGTGGTAGGGGCGTTGAGGGGTGGCGGGGGTGAACCATCCGGGGCGGGGCCGGCAGAGGGGCAGGACCTGGGCGCGGGGCCGGGAAGGAGACCCGGGCTGGGGGCGTGGCCTGGGTGGGAGGGCTGTGGCCAAGGCGGCCGGGAGTGGGGCCCGCAGCCCCAAGAAGGGTCCGCAGTCGGGAGCAGGGCGGCAGGAAGACATGAGCGCGGTGGACCTTGCCCGCGTGGGCGCGTGTGTCCTGAAGCACGCAGTGACCGGGGAGGTGAGGCCGGACGAGCGTAGGACGGTGGGTGGGCTCCTGGCACCTGCTGGTGCTCCCTGGCAATGGCATCCCGGGCCGGCCTCGGGGGTCTTGAGAGGGTCGTGGGGCTTGCGCGGTGGAGCTGGGGGCGCTGATGCGCGAGGGCGTGGTCCAGCGGCGCCCCTCGCCCCCCCACGCAGGCCGTGGAGCTGCGGAGTCTGTGGCGGGAGCAGGCGTGCGTGGTGGCTGGCCTGCGGCGCTTCGGTTGCTCGGTGTGTCGCTGGATCGCCCAGGACCTCAGCAGCCTCAAGGGGCTACTGGACCAGCACGGCGTGCGCCTGGTGGGCGTGGGACCCGAGGCCCTGGGCCTGCAGGAGTTCCTGGACGGCGGCTATTTCGCTGGAGGTGCCTGTGCTCTGCTTGTCTCCTCCTACTGTAGCCCGTCCAGCTACCTTGAGACCCTCCCTCAAGCTCAGGGCCCAGGTCAGCTCCTCCTTGCCCAGCCCTCAACCTTCTCGCTCCAGGATCTCCAGTCATTTTTCCTGGGTTCTCCACCTGTTGCCCTTACCTGCATCCCCCAGCCATGATGTCCCTCCCACTGTGCACAGTGGCAGGGCCCAGGGGTGATGCTGGCCTCCAATCACCACCATGGGTCTTTACTGGGTAGCTGCAAGTTCCCCACCTTCCCAGGAGCCTGAAGGAGTAGCTAGGACAAGGCTGCGGCTTGCCCCCACTTTCCCACCCTGTTAGACTCTTCTCCCTGGCACTCAGGATATGCCCCTGCAGAGCCCTGGGCCGGGGGGCAGAGTCCAGGCAAGtcctgctcctccctttccctgtcaCCTCTGGGTCTCCACTCCTCTAACAGTGGGGACACTCAGCTCCGCTCTGCTCTCCCCTGTCCTGAGTGGGCAAGCAAGGGTGGACAGGGGGCTGGATGCAGGAGGGTGGGCCAGGTGGTGGATGGGCCAGAGTACACACCTGCGGTCTTTGCTTTCCAGAGCTCTACCTGGATGAGAGCAAGCAGTGCTATAGGGAGCTGGGCTTCAGGCGGTGCGTGTGGGGGCACTGCTTCTTTATCCTCTCACTGCTGGCCTCTTCCTGAGCGCGTGGCCCTGGGGGATCCACTGCTCTGCCGGTCCTTCTGCAGGGCT from Ailuropoda melanoleuca isolate Jingjing chromosome 11, ASM200744v2, whole genome shotgun sequence includes the following:
- the PRXL2B gene encoding prostamide/prostaglandin F synthase isoform X2 produces the protein MSAVDLARVGACVLKHAVTGEAVELRSLWREQACVVAGLRRFGCSVCRWIAQDLSSLKGLLDQHGVRLVGVGPEALGLQEFLDGGYFAGELYLDESKQCYRELGFRRYNGLSIVPAALGKPVRDVALKAKAVGIQGNLSGDLLQSGGLLVVTKGGDRVLLHFVQKSPGDYVPQETILQALGISAEGCASESPQCEEACTR